The Castor canadensis chromosome X, mCasCan1.hap1v2, whole genome shotgun sequence genome includes a region encoding these proteins:
- the G6pd gene encoding glucose-6-phosphate 1-dehydrogenase isoform X1: MEQNREGLNPSLCTPHLLHWAHEDETLRESIMAEQVALSRTQVCGILREELYQGNAFHQTDTHIFIIMGASGDLAKKKIYPTIWWLFRDGLLPEDTFIVGYARSHLTVDDIRKQSEPFFKATPEERPKLEEFFARNSYVSGQYNDPASYQHLNSHMNALHQGSQANRLFYLALPPTVYEAVTKNIRETCMSQIGWNRIIVEKPFGRDLQSSEQLSNHISSLFREDQIYRIDHYLGKEMVQNLMVLRFANRIFGPIWNRDNIACVILTFKEPFGTEGRGGYFDEFGIIRDVMQNHLLQMLCLVAMEKPASTDSDDVRDEKVKVLKCISEVKANNVILGQYVGNPNGEGEATKGYLDDPTVPRGSTTATFAAVVLYVENERWDGVPFILRCGKALNERKAEVRLQFHDVAGDIFHQQCKRNELVIRVQPNEAVYTKMMTKKPGMFFNPEESELDLTYGNRYKNVKLPDAYERLILDVFCGSQMHFVRSDELREAWRIFTPLLHKIDHEKPQPIPYVYGSRGPTEADELMKRVGFQYEGTYKWVNPHKL; this comes from the exons ATGGAGCAGAATCGAGAGGGTCTGAACCCATCCCTTTGTACCCCGCACCTTCTCCATTGGGCCCATGAGGACGAGACTCTGAGAG AGAGCATCATGGCAGAACAGGTGGCACTGAGCCGGACCCAGGTGTGCGGGATCCTGCGGGAAGAGCTGTACCAGGGCAATGCATTCCACCAGACTGATACACACATATTTATCATCATGGGTGCATCG GGTGACCTGGCCAAAAAGAAGATCTACCCCACCATCTG GTGGCTGTTTCGGGATGGACTTCTGCCTGAAGACACCTTCATTGTGGGCTATGCACGCTCCCATCTCACAGTGGATGACATCCGCAAACAGAGTGAACCTTTCTTCAAA GCCACTCCAGAAGAGAGGCCCAAGCTGGAGGAGTTCTTTGCACGTAACTCCTATGTGTCCGGCCAGTACAACGATCCAGCCTCCTACCAGCACCTCAATAGCCATATGAATGCCCTCCACCAGGGGTCACAGGCAAACAGGCTCTTCTACCTGGCCTTGCCCCCCACTGTCTACGAGGCTGTCACCAAGAATATCCGTGAGACCTGCATGAGCCAGAT AGGCTGGAACCGCATCATTGTGGAGAAGCCCTTCGGGAGAGACCTCCAAAGCTCTGAACAGCTGTCCAACCACATCTCCTCCCTGTTCCGCGAAGACCAGATCTACCGCATTGACCACTACCTGGGCAAGGAGATGGTGCAGAACCTCATGGTGCTGAG ATTTGCCAACAGGATCTTTGGCCCTATCTGGAACCGGGACAACATTGCCTGTGTGATCCTCACCTTCAAAGAGCCCTTTGGCACTGAGGGTCGGGGAGGCTACTTTGACGAATTTGGGATAATCAG GGACGTGATGCAGAACCACCTCCTACAGATGCTGTGTCTGGTAGCCATGGAAAAGCCTGCCTCCACTGACTCAGATGACGTCCGTGACGAGAAA GTCAAGGTGTTGAAATGTATCTCAGAGGTGAAGGCCAATAATGTGATCTTGGGTCAGTATGTGGGAAACCCCAATGGAGAAGGTGAGGCCACCAAAGGGTACCTGGATGACCCCACAGTGCCTCGTGGGTCCACCACTGCCACCTTTGCAGCTGTTGTCCTCTATGTGGAGAATGAGCGGTGGGATG GGGTGCCTTTCATCCTGCGCTGTGGCAAAGCACTGAATGAGCGCAAGGCTGAGGTGAGACTACAGTTCCACGATGTGGCTGGTGACATCTTCCACCAGCAATGCAAGCGTAATGAGCTGGTGATCCGTGTGCAGCCCAACGAGGCTGTGTACACCAAGATGATGACCAAGAAACCTGGCATGTTCTTCAACCCTGAGGAGTCAGAGCTGGACCTGACCTATGGCAACAGATACAAG AATGTGAAGCTCCCTGACGCCTATGAGCGCCTCATCCTGGATGTCTTCTGTGGGAGCCAGATGCACTTCGTGCGCAG TGATGAGCTCCGGGAGGCCTGGAGGATCTTCACACCACTGCTACACAAGATTGATCACGAGAAGCCCCAGCCCATCCCCTATGTTTATGGCAG CCGCGGCCCCACGGAGGCAGATGAGTTGATGAAGAGAGTAGGCTTCCAGTACGAGGGCACCTACAAGTGGGTGAATCCCCACAAGCTCTGA
- the G6pd gene encoding glucose-6-phosphate 1-dehydrogenase isoform X3 gives MAEQVALSRTQVCGILREELYQGNAFHQTDTHIFIIMGASGDLAKKKIYPTIWWLFRDGLLPEDTFIVGYARSHLTVDDIRKQSEPFFKATPEERPKLEEFFARNSYVSGQYNDPASYQHLNSHMNALHQGSQANRLFYLALPPTVYEAVTKNIRETCMSQIGWNRIIVEKPFGRDLQSSEQLSNHISSLFREDQIYRIDHYLGKEMVQNLMVLRFANRIFGPIWNRDNIACVILTFKEPFGTEGRGGYFDEFGIIRDVMQNHLLQMLCLVAMEKPASTDSDDVRDEKVKVLKCISEVKANNVILGQYVGNPNGEGEATKGYLDDPTVPRGSTTATFAAVVLYVENERWDGVPFILRCGKALNERKAEVRLQFHDVAGDIFHQQCKRNELVIRVQPNEAVYTKMMTKKPGMFFNPEESELDLTYGNRYKNVKLPDAYERLILDVFCGSQMHFVRSDELREAWRIFTPLLHKIDHEKPQPIPYVYGSRGPTEADELMKRVGFQYEGTYKWVNPHKL, from the exons ATGGCAGAACAGGTGGCACTGAGCCGGACCCAGGTGTGCGGGATCCTGCGGGAAGAGCTGTACCAGGGCAATGCATTCCACCAGACTGATACACACATATTTATCATCATGGGTGCATCG GGTGACCTGGCCAAAAAGAAGATCTACCCCACCATCTG GTGGCTGTTTCGGGATGGACTTCTGCCTGAAGACACCTTCATTGTGGGCTATGCACGCTCCCATCTCACAGTGGATGACATCCGCAAACAGAGTGAACCTTTCTTCAAA GCCACTCCAGAAGAGAGGCCCAAGCTGGAGGAGTTCTTTGCACGTAACTCCTATGTGTCCGGCCAGTACAACGATCCAGCCTCCTACCAGCACCTCAATAGCCATATGAATGCCCTCCACCAGGGGTCACAGGCAAACAGGCTCTTCTACCTGGCCTTGCCCCCCACTGTCTACGAGGCTGTCACCAAGAATATCCGTGAGACCTGCATGAGCCAGAT AGGCTGGAACCGCATCATTGTGGAGAAGCCCTTCGGGAGAGACCTCCAAAGCTCTGAACAGCTGTCCAACCACATCTCCTCCCTGTTCCGCGAAGACCAGATCTACCGCATTGACCACTACCTGGGCAAGGAGATGGTGCAGAACCTCATGGTGCTGAG ATTTGCCAACAGGATCTTTGGCCCTATCTGGAACCGGGACAACATTGCCTGTGTGATCCTCACCTTCAAAGAGCCCTTTGGCACTGAGGGTCGGGGAGGCTACTTTGACGAATTTGGGATAATCAG GGACGTGATGCAGAACCACCTCCTACAGATGCTGTGTCTGGTAGCCATGGAAAAGCCTGCCTCCACTGACTCAGATGACGTCCGTGACGAGAAA GTCAAGGTGTTGAAATGTATCTCAGAGGTGAAGGCCAATAATGTGATCTTGGGTCAGTATGTGGGAAACCCCAATGGAGAAGGTGAGGCCACCAAAGGGTACCTGGATGACCCCACAGTGCCTCGTGGGTCCACCACTGCCACCTTTGCAGCTGTTGTCCTCTATGTGGAGAATGAGCGGTGGGATG GGGTGCCTTTCATCCTGCGCTGTGGCAAAGCACTGAATGAGCGCAAGGCTGAGGTGAGACTACAGTTCCACGATGTGGCTGGTGACATCTTCCACCAGCAATGCAAGCGTAATGAGCTGGTGATCCGTGTGCAGCCCAACGAGGCTGTGTACACCAAGATGATGACCAAGAAACCTGGCATGTTCTTCAACCCTGAGGAGTCAGAGCTGGACCTGACCTATGGCAACAGATACAAG AATGTGAAGCTCCCTGACGCCTATGAGCGCCTCATCCTGGATGTCTTCTGTGGGAGCCAGATGCACTTCGTGCGCAG TGATGAGCTCCGGGAGGCCTGGAGGATCTTCACACCACTGCTACACAAGATTGATCACGAGAAGCCCCAGCCCATCCCCTATGTTTATGGCAG CCGCGGCCCCACGGAGGCAGATGAGTTGATGAAGAGAGTAGGCTTCCAGTACGAGGGCACCTACAAGTGGGTGAATCCCCACAAGCTCTGA
- the G6pd gene encoding glucose-6-phosphate 1-dehydrogenase isoform X2, producing MLLRESIMAEQVALSRTQVCGILREELYQGNAFHQTDTHIFIIMGASGDLAKKKIYPTIWWLFRDGLLPEDTFIVGYARSHLTVDDIRKQSEPFFKATPEERPKLEEFFARNSYVSGQYNDPASYQHLNSHMNALHQGSQANRLFYLALPPTVYEAVTKNIRETCMSQIGWNRIIVEKPFGRDLQSSEQLSNHISSLFREDQIYRIDHYLGKEMVQNLMVLRFANRIFGPIWNRDNIACVILTFKEPFGTEGRGGYFDEFGIIRDVMQNHLLQMLCLVAMEKPASTDSDDVRDEKVKVLKCISEVKANNVILGQYVGNPNGEGEATKGYLDDPTVPRGSTTATFAAVVLYVENERWDGVPFILRCGKALNERKAEVRLQFHDVAGDIFHQQCKRNELVIRVQPNEAVYTKMMTKKPGMFFNPEESELDLTYGNRYKNVKLPDAYERLILDVFCGSQMHFVRSDELREAWRIFTPLLHKIDHEKPQPIPYVYGSRGPTEADELMKRVGFQYEGTYKWVNPHKL from the exons AGAGCATCATGGCAGAACAGGTGGCACTGAGCCGGACCCAGGTGTGCGGGATCCTGCGGGAAGAGCTGTACCAGGGCAATGCATTCCACCAGACTGATACACACATATTTATCATCATGGGTGCATCG GGTGACCTGGCCAAAAAGAAGATCTACCCCACCATCTG GTGGCTGTTTCGGGATGGACTTCTGCCTGAAGACACCTTCATTGTGGGCTATGCACGCTCCCATCTCACAGTGGATGACATCCGCAAACAGAGTGAACCTTTCTTCAAA GCCACTCCAGAAGAGAGGCCCAAGCTGGAGGAGTTCTTTGCACGTAACTCCTATGTGTCCGGCCAGTACAACGATCCAGCCTCCTACCAGCACCTCAATAGCCATATGAATGCCCTCCACCAGGGGTCACAGGCAAACAGGCTCTTCTACCTGGCCTTGCCCCCCACTGTCTACGAGGCTGTCACCAAGAATATCCGTGAGACCTGCATGAGCCAGAT AGGCTGGAACCGCATCATTGTGGAGAAGCCCTTCGGGAGAGACCTCCAAAGCTCTGAACAGCTGTCCAACCACATCTCCTCCCTGTTCCGCGAAGACCAGATCTACCGCATTGACCACTACCTGGGCAAGGAGATGGTGCAGAACCTCATGGTGCTGAG ATTTGCCAACAGGATCTTTGGCCCTATCTGGAACCGGGACAACATTGCCTGTGTGATCCTCACCTTCAAAGAGCCCTTTGGCACTGAGGGTCGGGGAGGCTACTTTGACGAATTTGGGATAATCAG GGACGTGATGCAGAACCACCTCCTACAGATGCTGTGTCTGGTAGCCATGGAAAAGCCTGCCTCCACTGACTCAGATGACGTCCGTGACGAGAAA GTCAAGGTGTTGAAATGTATCTCAGAGGTGAAGGCCAATAATGTGATCTTGGGTCAGTATGTGGGAAACCCCAATGGAGAAGGTGAGGCCACCAAAGGGTACCTGGATGACCCCACAGTGCCTCGTGGGTCCACCACTGCCACCTTTGCAGCTGTTGTCCTCTATGTGGAGAATGAGCGGTGGGATG GGGTGCCTTTCATCCTGCGCTGTGGCAAAGCACTGAATGAGCGCAAGGCTGAGGTGAGACTACAGTTCCACGATGTGGCTGGTGACATCTTCCACCAGCAATGCAAGCGTAATGAGCTGGTGATCCGTGTGCAGCCCAACGAGGCTGTGTACACCAAGATGATGACCAAGAAACCTGGCATGTTCTTCAACCCTGAGGAGTCAGAGCTGGACCTGACCTATGGCAACAGATACAAG AATGTGAAGCTCCCTGACGCCTATGAGCGCCTCATCCTGGATGTCTTCTGTGGGAGCCAGATGCACTTCGTGCGCAG TGATGAGCTCCGGGAGGCCTGGAGGATCTTCACACCACTGCTACACAAGATTGATCACGAGAAGCCCCAGCCCATCCCCTATGTTTATGGCAG CCGCGGCCCCACGGAGGCAGATGAGTTGATGAAGAGAGTAGGCTTCCAGTACGAGGGCACCTACAAGTGGGTGAATCCCCACAAGCTCTGA